The nucleotide window TACCCAGGCTGGAGAGGTGCAGGGAAGTGTGTATTTAGGCATCATTTGCAGGGGATTTTTAGTCCCAGGGGACCCTTTCCTCAGTCTGGGAGGGTGCtaccagccagccagcccctgcGGATCCATCCTGGCATCTGGCACCCCGAGGATGCTGCTCAGCCTCGTAGTCCAAAGCCTGGGCGCTCACCGCCTGCAGAAATTCTGCCACGTGCTGCCGGGGCACAGTGGttgtccccacgtccccatcaGCCTGGCAGCCTCATCTGTGCTGGCTAGTGGCCTCATCTCCCATGAAACACCTGAGGAGACAAACACGGGGCTGTTCCTCTGTGCAAAGCTTTCAGCAAAGGAGCCCCAGCCGGACCAAAAGCCCGAGGCTGCTCAGACCCCTCTGCCTGGGGGACGCAGCGCTGGGCCAGCCCCCCCTTAACCACGTGCTTTAACATGTATTGCTTCGAGCAGCTGCCACACGCTGCGGTTCTCCTTCCATTTCACTGCGACAAAACCCTTTGTCCAGGTCTGTGTTTGTCCCTCGGGGGTCACCACCCTACGCACCCCAGGGAGCGGGCAGAAGCGGGGCCGGCGCAGCTCGCCCCGGGGtcgggcagcagcagccccgctgTCCTTTGCTGCGGGGCACTTGCAGACTCCCCAGTCCCTGCTAATGGTGGGGATGGACCCCAGCAGAGCCTTGCTGCTCCTGTCCAAGCTGTGGGTGTTGGACCGGTGCTTCGAGCCTGCGGTGGCTCAGAAAACCCCTGGCacgccctcctcctcctcctccatcgCATCCTGATGGATCTGCCTTTGCTCCAATGGATCCTGCGGGGAGCAAAGGGAAGAGCAAAGACCAGCAGGGACACGGTCAGCCATCGCCCGGCCCTTCCTGCCGCCACTGCTGCCCGAGCAGCTTCAGCTCTCAGAAACCTCCCCATTTcacaggggaggaaaaatgCCCTTCCCTGCTATCCGCACCTATCTAATCTCCCTCTCGCTACGCTCAGCCTGCGTCAATATTTTGACACAAACCACAGCGGAGTTTGTGTCCTTTTTCTGGTGAAATGACAGAGCTATTAACATATCTGATAATGAGCTCCCGTGATAAAGAGCTTCTAAGAAACAAGTTTGGATCCCGGGAAAGAGCGGTGCTGCGTGAGCCTCCCCCGGCCAAGGTGTTCCCCGTCCCTTCCGGCCGCAGACCGCAATTCCCGATACTCCAGCTGTTGTTTTACCTGACTGAATAGCTCCGCTTCAGGATGTAGGGGTCATTTGGACATTATGGCTAAGCTAATCTGGCCTCATATTCCCCACTCAGACTTAATCACAGGCCTTTGTTAAACCTTATCCAGCTGCAAGGAAGGTTAATGGCTTCCCGCGTGCACCTCTGATGAGGTTTCCCGACACCCAGCAAGAGGGACGGAGGTGGGGACCCACCGGCCCCTCGGCTTTATCCTCGGCTGGCTGGAGCTATCGGTTCAGCTCTGCAAGTACCAGCGGCAGGGAGAGACGGGAAAGCGCGTCCCTGCGGTCACTCCAAGGTCACCACGAACTGCAAGCAAAGCCATGTCCACCACCACCAGCTAATTCCAAATTGGCCTGAGTAGGTGCTGGTGAGCATCCCCCCCGCAGTGACAGCGCAGCAGCAAGCGGCGGCTGGAGGAGGATGAAGCCGTGCCGCCCCGTTAGGGGCTCGCGCAGCATTTCCAGACACGCACCTGATGGCACAGAGCAGAACTGGCTTTTGGGGAAATCCCTCGGGGAACTCCCGTCCCCAGGGCTGTGGTTGGTGTTTAAGACCAGCCCCAGTGACCTTTTGCTGTCCCGATCCCCTGCACCGCAGCCTGGCGCGTGGGGCTTCTCACCTGCAAAGCAAAGCCCTTGCAGGAACCAGGTTCAGGATGCTTGCTCTGGGCTTGTCCCTCACGGAGGACAAGGAGGGCAGAggtggggtgcaggcaggcccaaaggcagcagctggcaccTGGGGCACGGCAGCTGCTTGCTTTCCAACGCGCAAAGTCTGCAGCCCCCAGCTGAGTCGCACGAGCCACGCAGAGGGGACGGGGCTGGGCTGTGGGACGAATTCACAGCCAAGGGCTCGGAAGCCGGGCTGCACCGTCTGCAGGAGCTCCCCGGGGCACTGGCATGGGGAAGGACTGGTCACTGCCATCCCTGCGCCCATCAGGCTtgagctgagctgcagctcgGAGCCTGCCGCGTTCATCCGAGCCACCCCCAAGCTCAATAATTCACTATAGATAAAGGCTGAGACGCAGTCCCACAGCCATTAGGAGTTGACAGCGTGTCATACCCCTTGGCAAGAAACATAAATACATCGACTTGAGATTTGAAGCAGCCCAGGGACAGCTTTCCCACCACTTTTCTCATGCTGACTCTGTAGAATTCTGCCTAGGAGTTTATCACCTTACCTTGCTGGAGAAAGAACGGCCGAGACACACAGCCCATCAGTCTGTGCTTGGTCGTCACTCTGctgtttttggctgggatggagttaattttcttcacggCAGCTAGcacggggctgtgttttggatttgtgctgcaGACAGCgctgataacacagggatgttttcgttactgccGAGCAGCGCTTAcgcagagccaaggccttttctgccccccaccccagcagcgagcaggctgggggcacggggagctggcaggggacacggccgggccAGCGGAGCCCAGCTGACCCCAGGGGTGCCCCACACCGCACGGCGTCGTGCTCGGCACACggagctggggggaggaggaggaagggggggacgttcggAGCGATGGCATTGCCctcccaagtcaccgttacatATGATGGAGCCtggctttcctggagatggcttagcacctgcctgcccatgggaagcgGGGAATTAATTccttcatttgctttgcttgtgtgcacagcttttgctttacttcttAAATTGTCTTTACTTCAACCCATGAgttctaccttttttttccccgattctctcccccatcccaccgggggggtagtgagcgagcggctgcgtggtgcctAGCTGcattaaaccatgacagtcacTCAACAAGCTCAGAAGGTCAGAGACAATTTGGGATGTTGGCATTTATACATAACAAGAGACTGTgagcacacacagagaaatcttggagggacagggagccatGCAGCGACATAAAGGAACATAAAGATCCATAGGAGCCCCGTAGCGCTCCAGCGATGCCAAGGTGCGTTTGTCCAGGAGAGGGGCTGGATTTCGCTCTTCCACTCCTCTACGCCGATAGGGCGAAGCCAACAGAGTTGCTGGCCATGTCAAAGATGGTGTAATACTCCTTGAGGAAGACATCACCCAAGATCCAGAGGGGCTGCCCGTTCGGGGAAGGCAGGTAGGTGACCTCAATGCCAAGAGTGCAGAGGCCGTTGTTCTGTGAGGGGGGAATAACAGGGAGTCAGAGCCTCAGACAAGCACCAGGGCCCTgccagctgggctgcagggacGGAGAGCATCGCTGCTTGTCAAGAAGCACCAGGTCCTTTCCTGGCCCTCAAGGACTCAGCAGGATGAAGCTGCTCAGCTAATACGTACGTTCGAGACGTAGGCAGAGGGGAAGAGCGGGAGCTGAGTTCCGCTGATGACAAAGGTGATGGGGGGCATGTTCTGGACCTCATTGCAGTCAACTTCATACTGCGGAGAGAGGGTGAAGAGGAGGTTATGGCTGAAGCAGCACCGACTGTGAGAGGAGAGATACCCCGCTGCATGGGGGTAACACACACTTTATCCCCTGGCAGTGCTACATCCCCGCCCTGACACGCCTGCCGCACCAAGTTCTCTAGATGCCATGCGAGTTTTGCAGGATTTGGTCAAGCCCACGGCTTCTGGCTCACTTGCAAGCCTCCCCACTGCTCCGTGCACACCTCCAAAGCATCCCCTGCACTTACCCCATAGCTGGTCACCTGGCCACCCAGGGCCTGAAGGAAGCTGTTCAGGTACTGCTGGGGCACCGTCAGCAGGAACGTCCCTGTGTCCACGATGGcctggcagccctggctgcaccAGCCTGTCTCCAACTGCCCGATAGCAAACCTGGGAGGAGAATGGGGAGAAGCTTTAAGCACCCACTGGCAACTAAACCTGTCTCGGCTGGATCTCTAAGTCTGGGATGCTCTGAAATGCAGTGCccaacccccgcccccagcccacGCCTGCTGCAATAGCTGCAGCTTCATCTGGAGGACAGCTGAAATGCCCTCATGACATGAGCTGCCCGGGTGGATCGTGCCCATCAGGTACAAACACAACTCACTCATCAATTGCGATCTGCCAGTAAAGGTCCTGGGTCACCGGTGCCCACACAATGTTCCCACGGAAGAGCTGAGAGTCAACTCCTCCGAGAATGAGCTCTCCCCCGTACTCGTAGGTGGGTTTGCTGCAAAAAACACAGAGTTACAGCAGCAGAGATTGGTAAATCGGTGCGATATGCTTGGGCTAGCAAGGGACAAATTCACAAAGAAGCGGCATGGGGTCAGGCAGAGGGACAACCAGTGCACGTCGGATGCGCAAAGCGCCCCAGCAGATTTTTACCGAGAGAAGTAGAAGCTGAAGATGGGCTCGGTGAGCTGGTTCTGCTGCAGCATGCCCTGCAGCACGGTGGGCGTCCCTCCCACTGCCAGCGAGGGGTAGGCCATTCCCAGGATGCCATCAAAATTGGCATATTCAAAAGGCTGGTTTGGCTCGCTCGTGCTGAGCCCGAACTCCTGGTTTTTGACAGTGATGTTCTGGATCTGGAGGGAAAGAGGACGCCAGATCAGCCTGCGTGCTTAGGCAAACCTGAGCAGCCATCGGATGGGATGACTGATACTCTGAAAGCTGAAAGAGCACATTGCAAGGTCACAGCTGGTGAAAACATCTCCAGGCAGCTGGGAAAATTAGCAGGAATTGGGttaaaacaaagtgaaaacCCAAATGGGTAACTGACAGTGGCAATAACCACTTTATATTGGTTCTGCCCACCTCAGGCCCTGGTTTGCTCTAGTCTTGGCCACCCGAGAGATGAGATCTGCCCTTAGGCTGTCCCCCAGGCTCCTTCCATCGGGGCACCCAGCTGGTGTGGGGGACACAGCACCCAGGAAGACAAGGATGCACGGGGTGCACTTACCTTCAGCGTGTCGTAGCCCAGCACCACCGTGAGCGACCCGCTGCCGTAGGAGATGG belongs to Pelecanus crispus isolate bPelCri1 chromosome 17, bPelCri1.pri, whole genome shotgun sequence and includes:
- the LOC104029805 gene encoding pepsin B; this translates as MKWLVLALVCLQLSEGLVRIKLKKAKSIRENMREAGVLEDYLKKIKHDPAKKYHFSEDYVVQEPITNYLDSFYFGEISIGTPPQNFLVVFDTGSSNLWVPSTYCRMPACFDHSMFNPSQSSTFTYNGQSYTISYGSGSLTVVLGYDTLKIQNITVKNQEFGLSTSEPNQPFEYANFDGILGMAYPSLAVGGTPTVLQGMLQQNQLTEPIFSFYFSRKPTYEYGGELILGGVDSQLFRGNIVWAPVTQDLYWQIAIDEFAIGQLETGWCSQGCQAIVDTGTFLLTVPQQYLNSFLQALGGQVTSYGYEVDCNEVQNMPPITFVISGTQLPLFPSAYVSNNNGLCTLGIEVTYLPSPNGQPLWILGDVFLKEYYTIFDMASNSVGFALSA